The Kribbella sp. HUAS MG21 genome includes the window GGCGACCACACCGCCGGTGAGCAGAGCGCGGGTGGAGACGCCGGCGGCCGGGACTGTCACGTGGTTCGTAGTCATCTCGATCTGTCCTTCCAAGGGGTAACCGTCACCCCTGCGTCGAGCGACCACCCCGGAATTCGACACCGCTGCCAAGAAACATGCCGTTCCAGATAGTGGCCACCCGTCTCGCCAGCCAGCACTGCAGCCGCCTTGTAGATCGCGACGAGCGAACCGCAGACGAAATACCCCAGCGAAGTGTGATGTGCGTTGGGTCACGTCACATCGGTCGGTCGGCGTACGTCAGGTGTGTGTTCGGTTCGGGCAAACGTGAAGGAACTAGTCATGAGTGCAGTGGTGGAAGGATTTGTGGGTCAGGTTGTCGGGCCGGAGGACGACGGGTACGACGTGGTGAGTCGGACCGTGCTGGTCGCGGGGACCCCGGCGTATGTGCTCAAGCCGGCGAATGTCGAGGACGTGCAGGCAGCTGTGAAGTACGCCGTCAGTAGCGGACAGGCGCTCGCGGTGCGCGGCGGCGGCCACGCGTTCGCGGGGTTCGGGACGAACGACGGCGGCGTTGTCATCGATCTCAGTAACCTCGCGGGCATCGAGGTCGTCGACAAGGACAAGCACGTCGTGCGGATCGGCGGTGGCGCTACCTGGGGGCAGGTCGCGGCCGCGCTCGCGCCGCACAACCTCGCGATCTCCTCGGGTGACACCAAGAGCGTCGGTGTCGGCGGCCTGACGTTGAGCGGCGGCATCGGCTGGAAGGTCCGCAAGTACGGTCTCGCGCTCGACAACCTCCTGGCGGTGGAGCTCGTCACCGCCGCAGCAGACGTCGTACGGGCGTCGGCGGACGAAAACCCGGAGGTGTTCTGGGCGGTCCGCGGCGGTGGCGGGAACTTCGGGGTCGTGACCGCGTTCGAGTTCGCGGCGCATCCGACCACCGACATCCACTTCGGCAAGATCGCGTTCCCGGCGGCCGAGATCGCGGACGTGCTGCCGCGCTGGGCGGAGTACCTGCGGACCGCGCCCGAGGAGCTCACCTCGATCGCGGCGTTCGCGAACCCGTTCCTCGGCGGTCCGGAGGCGCCGCTGGAGATCCAGGTCGCGTACGACGGCGACGACGCGGAGCTGGCCGCGCAGGCGATCGACCCGATCCGCGCGCTCGGCACCGTGGTGGCCGACGACGTCGCGCTGACGCCGTACGCCGAGGTGCTGGTGGACGGCCTGACGCCGCCGCCCGGGATCCAGCTGGTGACCCGGAGTGCCTTTGTCGACAAGGATTCCGTGCCCGAGGTACTGCGGATCCTCGCCGCGGCGGGCACCTCGCAGGGCGCGCCGATCATCGCGGTCCGCAGCGTCGGCGGCGCCGTGGCTCGGGTCGCCGAGGACGCGACGGCGTACGCGCACCGGCAGGCGGAGCTGATGTTCGTGACCACCACGGTCGGCCCGCCGCCGGTGATCGAGGCGACGCGTCCGGCGCGCGAGCAGCTCTGGAACCAGCTCGCGCCGCTGACCAACGGTGCGTACGCGAACTTCCTGTCGGACGCCGCGGACGCCGAGGTCGCGGCGGTGTACCCGGCCGCGACGTACGCGCGCCTGGCGGCGGTCAAGCGCGAGTACGACCCGGCCAACGTCTTCACCGGCAACCACAACGTGAAGCCGGCCTGACCCGGCGAGCGTCGCAGGTCTGCAGGAGGTCGACAGGTACTTCGACGCGCGCAGCGACTGGGCCGATCAGCCGGCGCTGCTGGCGGAACGGCTGCGGATGAACTACGTGTTCGCCGCGAACCTGGACTGGGATCCGCCGGAGCCAGGCAAGCCGCGGCGGCAGTACGGGACGCTCGTGTTGTCGAAGTACCCGATCGTCGACTCGCGCAACACGCTTGCTGCCGCTCCGCCCCGGGAGTGAGCAGTGCGGTCTGCTGGAGGTGGTGATCGACGTCGGCGGTACGCCGCTGCGGTTCGCCGACACGCACCTGTCGACGATCGACGACGGCGAGCGCGTCGAGCAGGCCAACGCGATCGTCGCGCTGCTGAAGGACGCGCCCGAGGCGACGCTGCTGGTCGGCGACATGAACGCCGTACCGACGTCGGCCGAGATGCGCACGCTCACCACGCACTGGGCCGACGCGTGGTCGGAGGAGGGCTTCGGCTTCGGGTTCACCAGTCCGGTGCCGATCCCGATCACGCGGATCGACTACCAGCTGCACTCCGCGCAGCTGGTTCCGACCGTGGCGTCGGTGCCGTTGAGCTTCGCCTCCGACCACTTCCCGGTGGCTGCGACCTATTCGCTCAGCTGAGCGGTCTCGTTCAGCTGGCGCTCGTACGCCTCCGGTGACCAGCCGGCGGCCGTCTTGGTGACGAGCCTGGCGCCGAGGCGCTCGTAGAAGCGGTAGCCGGCGGTGTTCTCGAGGCGCAGGCCCCAGCTGATCGGGAGCCGGTCCGGCAGTGCGTGCCGGGCCAGCGCCAGCATCAGCTCCCGGCCGACGCCGCGGTCGCGGAACTGCTCGCGGACGTAGAGGTCGTCGAGCGCGAGGTGGTCGCCGCCGACCCAGAGGTACGGGCGGCGCAGCGCGGAGACGTACCCCGCGACGGCGCCGTCGACCTCGGCGATCAGCACGACCACGTCCTCGCGGGCGAGGAACCCTTGCCAGTCGGCCACACTCGCCGTGACGTCCGCGCGCTGGTCCTGGTACTCGGCCAGCTCCCCCATCATGGTCAGCACGGTCTCCGCATCCGCGACCACCGCGCGGCGGATCTCAGTGGGCATGAACCTCTCCCCTCGAAGGCTTGAACGCGGGTACGACGAGCAGCGCCAGAGCAGCCGCCACCGCGGCGGTGACCGCGGCGAACGTGAAGCCGCGCGTGAACCCGGTCGTCACGGTACCGGCGAGGCTCGCGGCCGCGACACTCGAGACCACGGCGACCCCGAGCGAGGCGCCGAACTCGTGGAACGTGCTCAGGATCCCGGACGCCAGCCCGGCCTCCCGGTAGTCGATGTTCGTGAACGTCGTGGTCGACGACGCCACGAACGCGGCGCCGAGCCCGATCGTCGCGACGGTCATCCCGGTCACGATCACGGCAGCACCCTCCCAGATCGCGGGGACAGCCACGCCGGCCGCGGTGATCAGGAAGCCCACGACGGCGATCGGCCGCGCCCCGGTCCGGCCGACGACGTGGCCCGCGACCTGCGCCCCGACGATCGCGGCGACCGCTACCGGGAGGAACAGCAGCCCGGTGCGCAGCGCGCCGTACTGCTTGAAGTGCTGCAGGTAGAACGAGCCCAGGAAGAACATCGAGATCATCAGCGCGGTCGCGACCAGGATCATGAAGGTACCCGCGGTGACCGGGCGGCGGGTGAAGATCCGGAGGTCCATCAGCGGTGACTTGACAGTGCGCTGGACCCAGGCGAACACGCCGTACAGGACCAGGGCACCGGCCAGCGTGCCGAGCGTCGCGACCGAGAGCCAGCCCTGGTCGCCGGCGTTGATGAGCGCGTAGATCGCCGTACCCGTGCCGGCCGTGACCAGCAGCGCCCCCGGTACGTCGAGACGCCCCGGCTGCTCGCTCGGCGTGTCGGCGGGCAGCATCCGCAGCAGCGCGGCGAACACGACGAGGCCGATCGGCAGGTTGATGTAGAACACCCACTGCCAGCCGGGGCCCGCGGTGAGCAGACCACCCAGCAGTACGCCGATCGCGGAGCCGCCGCCGCCCATCGCGGACCAGATGCCGAGCGCCTTGTTGCGCTCCTCGGCGTCGAACGTCTTCGTGACCACCGCCAGCGCGGCCGGCGACAGCATCGCCGCGCCGATGCCTTGCGCGACGCGGCCGCCGAGCAGGACCTCGGGGCCGGCCGCGAGACCGGTGACCAGCGAGGCCAGCGTGAACACGAGCAGGCCGGTCAGGACCACGCGGCGGGAACCGAACAGGTCGGCGGCGCGGCCACCGAGCAGCATCAGGCCGCCGAACATCAGCGTGTACGCGCTGACCACCCACGTCAGGGTCTCCCGGCTGAGCTGGAGGTCGGTCTCGATGTTCGGCAGCGCGATCGCCACCACGGTGACGTCCAGGATCAGCATGAACTGCGCGACGGCGAGCAGCCCCAGCAGTCGCCACCGCCGGGGGTCGGGTTGCGTCATGATCTCCATCCTTAAGTTGAACAGGTGTGTACGGGTTGTACGAGGAGATTAACTCGTACACTGGTGTTCGACAAGAGGAATTCGTACAGAGATGTTCGAGATCAGGGAGGCCGGATGGCAGGCACGACCACCAGGCGGGCCGACGCCCAGCGGAACATCGCCGCGATCCTGACCGCGGCGGCCGAGTGCCTGGGCCGCAACCCGGCCGCGAGTACGTCGGAGATCGCGAAGGCGGCCGGGGTCGGACGGGTGACCCTGTACGGGCACTTCCCGTCGCGGGCCGAGCTGGTCGACGCGGTGTTCGTGCAGGCGATCGCGGCCGGCGAGGAGACGCTCGGGAAGGTCGACCTGTCCGGGGATCCGCGCGAGGCGCTGGGCCGGTTGATCGAGTCGAGCTGGCACCTGGTGGACCAGTACCGGGCGCTACTCGTCGCCGCGTCGGAGGCGCTGCCGCCCGGGCGCGTGCGGGAACTGCACGCCGACCCGATGACGCGTGCGGAGCGGCTGCTCGAACGCGGCCGCGAAGCGGGCGTCTTCCGGAGCGATCTGCCCGTGGCGTGGCTGCTCAGCGTGATGCACAACGTGATGCACGGCGCCGCCGGTGACATCCAGGCCGGACGGATCACGTCCGACCAGGCGGCGCACTACATCACCACGACGGTGCTGGCCGCGTTCACCCCGCCGGGCGAACGCGTGCCGGAATGACCTACTCCAGCCAGGTCGTCTCGAACGTCGGGTTCGCGTGGATGTGGACCGCCTCGTAGCCCTCGGGCCCGGTGCGGAACTTGTGCGGGGTGTCGGCCGGGACCACCAGGATCTGGCCGGCGCGGCCGACGATCTCCTCGCCGTCGACCGTGAACGTCGCCGAACCACGCCGGATGATGAACGTCTCGGCGTACGGATGCATGTGCAGCCGCGGCCCGACGCCCTCCTGCGTCGTCGATTCCATGATCAGCGAGACACCGGCCCCACCTGGCAGCTCGGTGTAGTTCTCGGTCCAGTCCTCGCCGTCGTCCCGCCCGTCGGCGCGGCTGATCACCGCGGCCCCGGATTTCGCGATCTCCGTCATGCCACCCTCCTAGATCGGTCCCGAGTCACGGTAACTGCGCACCGGGGCCTTCGCCAGCCGACCGCCGACCGGGGCGAGCGCCGCGACGACGACCGCGAGTACGGCGACGCTCGCCAGGGCGGACGGCAGCGACCAGGCGGACGAGAGCGCGCCGACGGCCGCGGGACCGACCAGGAAACCGAGGTACGCGATGGTGGTCACCACCGAGATCGCGCCTGCGCGACGCTCGGGCCCGGCCCAGGCTCCGGCCATTCCGATGATGGTCGGCGCGCAGACCGACGTGCCGAGGCCTGCGACGCCGATACCGGCTAGCGCTGTCCACGAGTTGCCTGCGGTGGCTGCGATGAGCGAGCCGACTGCGGCGATGGCGGCACCGGCCATGAGGAGAGGGACTGGGCGGACGCGCTTCAGTACGGCGTTGCCTGCGAAGCGGCCGGTGGCGGCTGCGGCGGCGAAGACGGCTGGGGCGATGGATGAGAGGCCGGCTGTGGCGTTTAGTGAGGTGTCCAGGTGTACGGCGCTCCAGCTCTGCCAGGCGTTCTCGACCAGGTAGGCGAGGGCGCAGAGCCCGCCGAGGACGAGAAGCACCGGCTGTCTCGTCGGCCTCTCGCTGGGCACCGCATCGGCCGCTGTCGTCTGAGAGCTGGGTTTCGCCGTGGTCGCTCCCGGTGTGAGGGCAATGACGGCCGTGAGCACGATCAGCGCGGCGGCCGCGCCCAGCACCGGGAGTGCGCCGACGCCGGCGGCCCGGAGTCCCGCCGTACCGAGACTCGCCACCACGACCGCGACCGAGAACATCCCGTGCGCGAGGTTCATCACCGGTCGCCCGGTGACCTCCTCGGCGTGCGATCCGGCCGCGTTCACCGCCACGTCCGTCGCGCCGGAAGTTGCTCCAAGCAGCAACAGCGCGGCGCTCAGCGAGACCGCCGAGCCTGCGAGCGCGGGCAGTACGCCGCAGAGCGCGAACGCCACCGTCACCACCGGAAGCACGATGCCGCCGTACCGATCGATCAGGTACCCGGTGAACCGCATCGACACCAGGGCCCCGAGCCCGATCATCAGCAGCGCCACACCGAGCTCGCCGTCGTTCACCCCGGCGCCGGCCCGGATCGCGGGCAGGATCGCGCCCCACGCACCCCAGAACAGGCCGAACGCGGCGAAACCGGCGACTGGTTTGAGCATCCGTTCACCCTAGTTGCCGCCCGGGGCCCCTGCCGCGCCTACGCTGACCGGATGGAGCTGACGCGGACGTTCTCGGACGAGCAGTACGCACTGGCGCTCGATTCCTGGGCCTTTCTGGACCTGGACGGGAAGGTGCCGGTGTTCACGTCGCCGTTCGGGGACGTGTTCTTCCAGGCGGCGGACGGGTTCTGGTGGCTGGACACGCTCGAAGGCACGCTGACCCGGCCGTGGTCCGGAGCCGACGCGTTGCAGGCCGAGCTGAACACGGAGGACGGGCAGGACCAGTACCTACTCGCCGGTCTCGCGTTCGGCGCCGCCCAGCAGGGCGTCGTACCGTCCGGGGACGAGGTGTACTCGTTCGCGCATCCGCCGCAGCTCGGGGGTGAGCTCACGCTCGACAACGTCGAGGTCATGGACTTCGTGGTGTCGCTGAACATCCTCGGCCAGATCCACACCCAGATCCGCGACCTGCCACCCGGTACGCCGATCAGCGGGATCACGGTCACATAAGGTTTGCCGCATGCCGCTGTACGCCTTCGAAGGTAAGCGCCCGACCGTCCACCCCGACGCGTGGATCGCACCGACCGCCACCCTCGTCGGCGACGTCGTCGTCGAGGCCGGGGTGTCGATCTGGTACGGCGCCGTGATCCGCGCCGACCTCGGCACGATCACGATCCGCGCCGGCGCCAACATCCAGGACAACACGGTCATCCACGTCGGCCACAACGGCTGCGAGATCGGCCCGAACGCGACGGTCGGCCACCAGTGCCTGGTCCACGACTGCACCATCGGCGAACAGGCCCTGGTCGGCAACGGCGCCATCGTCCTCGACGGCGCCGTCGTCGGCAACCGCTCCCTGATCGCCGCCGGCGCCACCGTCACCCCCGGCACCGTCATCCCCCCGGAGTCGGTCGCAATGGGCAGCCCCGCCAAAAAGATCATCCCGCTAGAAGGCACCGCCAAACTCTTCGTAGACCACAACGCCGCCGTCTACCACGCCTTGGCCGAACGCCACGCCACCACAGTCGAACTCATCGAGGACTAGGGCGATGGTGGGACGACACTGAGTCCGCCCCACGCGCGCAACGCGACCGCTACCGCCACCACCACGCCCCACAAACGCAGCCGCACGCACACGCCCCCGGGCTAGCGCCCAGAGCCTCAGTTTTCCGGGTGTCTCCGCCGCCGGATGTTTCCAGCTGCTGCCGGGCTATCGGCTCCCGTCAGACATGTCCGGCTCCCGCCAGGAGTTTCCGGCTTCCGCCGGCAGTTCCGGCTAGCCGCCGGGATTTGCGGCAGCCGCCCACGAGCCACACCCAACCGACTGCACTACACCAAAGCCGACTGGCTTGGACCTGCTCTGGTCGGCGTGCGCTTGTCCAAGCACCACCACGACCGGCGGACCGCACCGAACCCATCCGCGCAAAGGACGAACGAAGTACGGCTGGGCCGACAACTTCGCTCCTTCGCACAACTCGCCAGACACCGCACAACCTGCTGCACCCGCCTGCCAAAATCATCCGCGCACCCAACCAGCCACGTGTCCGCCGACGGCCACGGAGCCCAGGCCCGATCCCATAGCAACGAGCTCACAGGCGCCTCACCCGAACCACATCAGCAGCGCGAGGGCAACGCCCAACAGGCGAGCCCCAAGCAATCACACAACCCAGCCACGACGACAGCCAAGCAGCAACGCATCCGATCCCCACAGTCGCCACAGACGGGCATGCGCGGCATAGTCGCACGACCAGCATGCCCGGCGCAGCCCGCACAGACAGCATGCCGGCACGAGCGGCACGAGCAGTGTCTGCCTGATGGGGGGCGGTCTTCCGCTGCAGGTGAGGTCTGCAATCGTCACTCGGAAGCAGGATCTCGACACCGACGCGCGATCAGCTTGTTGTGATCCGGCGTGCTATCAGCTGGGGGCTTGTGCGTGTGGGAGTGAATGGGTGCCGTTGTGGTCGACGATGAAGCGGAACCCGTGCGGGCTGATCCACTCGACCGCACCGGTGGGCAGGCGTCGGTTACGCCACCCGCCGAAGGTTTTCGCGCGGTGGTGGAGTCGGCTTTGCGGTATGAGGTTGTCGAGGCTGGTTTGCCCCGGCCCGGGCGGACCGCCCGTTTTGGCTGGTGGCCCGGTCTTGGTGTGGCGGTAGGGGGTGATGTGGTCTTGGTCCATGGAGGCGGTGGCCTCGGCGGCGCCGTAGGGGAACATGTCCACCGGGTGGCGCAGCCGGACGCGTTCGCGGATCCGGTCGGGGATCTCGTAGCTGTGCACGCTGACCTGGTCGTGCAGGTCGATCACCGGCTTCACCACGACCTGAGCGTGCCCGAGCAGCTCGCGCAGCTGGCTCGCCAGCAACGGGCCGAGCTCCTCGATCCGCAACACCCCGCGGCCGGTGGCGAGGGTCTTGTCGGTCAGGTGCACGTACAGCGTGTGCCGGTTCCGACGGCGCCGACCGATCCCCTGAGTTGAGCCGCTGCCGGCTCCGAGCCCGTAACGGTGACTGTCACGCTTGATCGCAGCCAACCGCTCCGGCAGCGAACCCGCCAGCACCCGCCGCGAGAACCGATCCACACCATCCACACCATCCACATCATCCACTCCATCCACACCAACCGCGCCGCCCTCCACCCGAACGTCCGCGCTGGCGCCGGCCGCACCGCGCTCCTCGCAATCGGCCTCGCAATCGGCCTCGCAATCGGCCTCGCAATCGGCCTCGCAGCCGGCCTCGCAGCCGGCCTCGCTGTCGCACCAGTAGCCAGACGGCTCACTCAAGGGGTCATCGGCGGACTCGCTGGCAGGGCGGTGGCCGGGATCCGCAGGAGCCGTCGCGGCGTCGTCGGCGAAGTCGTCCGCCCAGTCCATAGGGTCGGCCGACTCGGCGCCGTCGGCGGGGCTGTGCGCGGGGGCTGGTGTGGTGTTGGGCAGGGTTTGGGCGAGGTAGCGGGCTACTTGGAGGAGGTAGTGGGCTGCTTCGGGGTCGGCGATCCAGTCGATGGCCTTCGCGCGGCGTTCGTCGAGGGGGTCGGGGTCGCCGAGGATGGCGAGGGCGCGGGCGAGGTCGTCGATGGTGGCGTCGAAGCGGATCACGGCGCCGGCGGCGGCGCGGACCCAGATGCGTTTGGTGCCGTGTTCGTCGGACTGGGCGACGAACACGCCGCGGGTTTTCGCGGCTGCTCGGGCGTCGGCCTCGGCCTGTTCGGGGTCGGCTTCCCATACCGCGGCGGTGACGATCGACTTGAGTTTGCCCGGGGTGACGGTGTTGACGATGCCGGCCACGCGGCGGTCGACGATCGCGGCGGCTTCCTGGGAGAGGGTGAGGCAGGCGTGGGCGATCTTGCGGGCCCGCCACGACAGTGCCTGGCCGGACAGTACGGCGGCCCACACTTTGGGGAGGCGGTGGCGTAGGGCGAGGGCTTCGCCGATCAGACAGGCGGCGGCGCCGCTGGACATGCCGAGGACCGCGCCGAACTCGATCGGGGCGAACTCGGCGACGCCGGGGCAGCCGTCGCCGCCGTAGACCAGGTGCCGTTCGTGGCCGGGCAGCGGCTGGTAGCCCTCGACCACGGCGTTGTGGTCGGCAAACGCCAGCGCGGCGCGCAGGATGCCGACCGCGGCCTGTTCTTGAGCCCGGGCGTACTCGGCGGCCGCGGACAGCAGGTCCGTGTCGCTGAGCCCATCCAGACCGTCGTCGAACATGTGTTCTATTGTAGGTCACGGAATGGTCACGGGCAAATCGGCTATGCACTGGAATCCCTTACCTGTAAGGGATTCCAGCTGCTTCCGGCTGTTGCGGCGCGGATGGTCGGGGTGCGGTTGCGCAGTCGTCGCGGGCCGGGTCGCGGGCGTGTCGTTCCGGTTGGTTCCGGGTGGGGTGTCGGCCCTGGTCGTCGCACGCGAGCGGCAGCTCGCAAAACTCGCCGGCGGCAGCCCGCAACTCCCGGCCCAAGCCGGATCGCCCGGCGGTGGCCCGAAGCTCTCGACGGCAGGCGGAATGGGCCGGCGTCAGCCGGAAAGGACCCGGCGCATGCCGGAACAGCCCGGCGTAAGCCGGAGGAGCCCGGCGTAGCCGGGAACAACGGCGCGAGCCGAAAGCTGCCGGCGGCAGCCGGAAGAGCCCGGCGCAAGCCGGAAGAGCCCGGCGCAAGCCGGAAGGGCCCGGCGGTTGCCGGGAACAGAGGTCCGGGCGTTAAGCCCGGGGTGGGTGGGAGCGGGCGAAGCGGGTGCGCTGAGGAGCGGAGCGACGAAGGGAGCGGCCGCGAAGCACGCGTGGGTCAGATGTATCAGCGCCAGTTGTACCGGCGTTCCGGGCGGCCGGTGGTGCCGTAGCGGAGGGTTACTTCGGCTTGGCCTTGGGTGGTTAGGAATTCCAGGTAGCGGCGCGCGCTGACTCGGGAGATGCCGATTTTCTCAGCGCATTCGGCGGCGGAGAGGTTGTCGGGGGTGGCTCGGAGGGCGGCGGTGACCAGGTCGGCGGTTTCCTGGCTGAGGCCTTTGGGGAGGCGGTTGACCAGTTGGCGCGTAGGGGCCGCCAGGACGCGGTCGACGTCGGCCTGGGAGGTGACCTGGTCGGGGACGCTGGCCCGGCGGCGGGCGTACTCCTGGAGCCTCGCACGGAGGTCCTCGAAACCGAAGGGTTTCAGCAGATAGTTGACGACACCTTGC containing:
- a CDS encoding FAD-binding oxidoreductase, whose translation is MSAVVEGFVGQVVGPEDDGYDVVSRTVLVAGTPAYVLKPANVEDVQAAVKYAVSSGQALAVRGGGHAFAGFGTNDGGVVIDLSNLAGIEVVDKDKHVVRIGGGATWGQVAAALAPHNLAISSGDTKSVGVGGLTLSGGIGWKVRKYGLALDNLLAVELVTAAADVVRASADENPEVFWAVRGGGGNFGVVTAFEFAAHPTTDIHFGKIAFPAAEIADVLPRWAEYLRTAPEELTSIAAFANPFLGGPEAPLEIQVAYDGDDAELAAQAIDPIRALGTVVADDVALTPYAEVLVDGLTPPPGIQLVTRSAFVDKDSVPEVLRILAAAGTSQGAPIIAVRSVGGAVARVAEDATAYAHRQAELMFVTTTVGPPPVIEATRPAREQLWNQLAPLTNGAYANFLSDAADAEVAAVYPAATYARLAAVKREYDPANVFTGNHNVKPA
- a CDS encoding endonuclease/exonuclease/phosphatase family protein, coding for MIDVGGTPLRFADTHLSTIDDGERVEQANAIVALLKDAPEATLLVGDMNAVPTSAEMRTLTTHWADAWSEEGFGFGFTSPVPIPITRIDYQLHSAQLVPTVASVPLSFASDHFPVAATYSLS
- a CDS encoding GNAT family N-acetyltransferase, producing MPTEIRRAVVADAETVLTMMGELAEYQDQRADVTASVADWQGFLAREDVVVLIAEVDGAVAGYVSALRRPYLWVGGDHLALDDLYVREQFRDRGVGRELMLALARHALPDRLPISWGLRLENTAGYRFYERLGARLVTKTAAGWSPEAYERQLNETAQLSE
- a CDS encoding MFS transporter, with amino-acid sequence MTQPDPRRWRLLGLLAVAQFMLILDVTVVAIALPNIETDLQLSRETLTWVVSAYTLMFGGLMLLGGRAADLFGSRRVVLTGLLVFTLASLVTGLAAGPEVLLGGRVAQGIGAAMLSPAALAVVTKTFDAEERNKALGIWSAMGGGGSAIGVLLGGLLTAGPGWQWVFYINLPIGLVVFAALLRMLPADTPSEQPGRLDVPGALLVTAGTGTAIYALINAGDQGWLSVATLGTLAGALVLYGVFAWVQRTVKSPLMDLRIFTRRPVTAGTFMILVATALMISMFFLGSFYLQHFKQYGALRTGLLFLPVAVAAIVGAQVAGHVVGRTGARPIAVVGFLITAAGVAVPAIWEGAAVIVTGMTVATIGLGAAFVASSTTTFTNIDYREAGLASGILSTFHEFGASLGVAVVSSVAAASLAGTVTTGFTRGFTFAAVTAAVAAALALLVVPAFKPSRGEVHAH
- a CDS encoding TetR/AcrR family transcriptional regulator encodes the protein MAGTTTRRADAQRNIAAILTAAAECLGRNPAASTSEIAKAAGVGRVTLYGHFPSRAELVDAVFVQAIAAGEETLGKVDLSGDPREALGRLIESSWHLVDQYRALLVAASEALPPGRVRELHADPMTRAERLLERGREAGVFRSDLPVAWLLSVMHNVMHGAAGDIQAGRITSDQAAHYITTTVLAAFTPPGERVPE
- a CDS encoding cupin domain-containing protein, translated to MTEIAKSGAAVISRADGRDDGEDWTENYTELPGGAGVSLIMESTTQEGVGPRLHMHPYAETFIIRRGSATFTVDGEEIVGRAGQILVVPADTPHKFRTGPEGYEAVHIHANPTFETTWLE
- a CDS encoding MFS transporter, with amino-acid sequence MLKPVAGFAAFGLFWGAWGAILPAIRAGAGVNDGELGVALLMIGLGALVSMRFTGYLIDRYGGIVLPVVTVAFALCGVLPALAGSAVSLSAALLLLGATSGATDVAVNAAGSHAEEVTGRPVMNLAHGMFSVAVVVASLGTAGLRAAGVGALPVLGAAAALIVLTAVIALTPGATTAKPSSQTTAADAVPSERPTRQPVLLVLGGLCALAYLVENAWQSWSAVHLDTSLNATAGLSSIAPAVFAAAAATGRFAGNAVLKRVRPVPLLMAGAAIAAVGSLIAATAGNSWTALAGIGVAGLGTSVCAPTIIGMAGAWAGPERRAGAISVVTTIAYLGFLVGPAAVGALSSAWSLPSALASVAVLAVVVAALAPVGGRLAKAPVRSYRDSGPI
- a CDS encoding T6SS immunity protein Tdi1 domain-containing protein, translated to MELTRTFSDEQYALALDSWAFLDLDGKVPVFTSPFGDVFFQAADGFWWLDTLEGTLTRPWSGADALQAELNTEDGQDQYLLAGLAFGAAQQGVVPSGDEVYSFAHPPQLGGELTLDNVEVMDFVVSLNILGQIHTQIRDLPPGTPISGITVT
- a CDS encoding gamma carbonic anhydrase family protein — encoded protein: MPLYAFEGKRPTVHPDAWIAPTATLVGDVVVEAGVSIWYGAVIRADLGTITIRAGANIQDNTVIHVGHNGCEIGPNATVGHQCLVHDCTIGEQALVGNGAIVLDGAVVGNRSLIAAGATVTPGTVIPPESVAMGSPAKKIIPLEGTAKLFVDHNAAVYHALAERHATTVELIED
- a CDS encoding DUF222 domain-containing protein, with product MFDDGLDGLSDTDLLSAAAEYARAQEQAAVGILRAALAFADHNAVVEGYQPLPGHERHLVYGGDGCPGVAEFAPIEFGAVLGMSSGAAACLIGEALALRHRLPKVWAAVLSGQALSWRARKIAHACLTLSQEAAAIVDRRVAGIVNTVTPGKLKSIVTAAVWEADPEQAEADARAAAKTRGVFVAQSDEHGTKRIWVRAAAGAVIRFDATIDDLARALAILGDPDPLDERRAKAIDWIADPEAAHYLLQVARYLAQTLPNTTPAPAHSPADGAESADPMDWADDFADDAATAPADPGHRPASESADDPLSEPSGYWCDSEAGCEAGCEADCEADCEADCEADCEERGAAGASADVRVEGGAVGVDGVDDVDGVDGVDRFSRRVLAGSLPERLAAIKRDSHRYGLGAGSGSTQGIGRRRRNRHTLYVHLTDKTLATGRGVLRIEELGPLLASQLRELLGHAQVVVKPVIDLHDQVSVHSYEIPDRIRERVRLRHPVDMFPYGAAEATASMDQDHITPYRHTKTGPPAKTGGPPGPGQTSLDNLIPQSRLHHRAKTFGGWRNRRLPTGAVEWISPHGFRFIVDHNGTHSLPHAQAPS
- a CDS encoding response regulator, producing the protein MIKVLVVDDDFMVARIHRGFVDRVDGFEVVGTANSGDQAVAALGDLAPDLVLLDLYLPDVFGIDLIARLRAVQPDVDILVITAAREADAVRGAVRQGVVNYLLKPFGFEDLRARLQEYARRRASVPDQVTSQADVDRVLAAPTRQLVNRLPKGLSQETADLVTAALRATPDNLSAAECAEKIGISRVSARRYLEFLTTQGQAEVTLRYGTTGRPERRYNWR